In Natrinema sp. HArc-T2, the genomic window GCTCCTCGAGCGTCGCGCGCTCGACGGTGCCGTGGGTGAACTCAGCACCGAAGCGTTTGGCCTGCTCTTTGCCGTTCTGGATCAGTTCCATGCCGCCGATTCCTTCGGGAAAGCCCAGGTAGTTCTCGACGTCGGTCGTCAGCGTCAGCTGGCCGCCCGGCTCGGGGCCTTCGAGGACCAGCGGCTCGAGGTCGGCTCGTGCGGCGTAGACGGCCGCCGAGAGGCCGGAAACGCCGGAGCCGACAACGATTACGTCGTGGACGGTGTCAGTCATGGCCTCGCTCATTCAGTATAGCCTTCGATCATGCTGCGGAGTCGCTCAGCCGGCAAGACGCCGGTTTGCTGTTCGACCTGTTCGCCGTCCGAGAAGAACACGAGCGTCGGGACACCGCGGACGCCGAACGAGCCGGCGAGTTGCTGGTGCTGATCGACGTCGACCTTCGCGATTACGGCGTCGGTCTCGCTGGCCAGTCCTTCGAGGACCGG contains:
- the trxA gene encoding thioredoxin, encoding MATDAPSGSGQSLDEPLHVESEDHFEEVTSAYDVVLVDFYADWCGPCKMLEPVLEGLASETDAVIAKVDVDQHQQLAGSFGVRGVPTLVFFSDGEQVEQQTGVLPAERLRSMIEGYTE